The following is a genomic window from Kitasatospora fiedleri.
ACTCGATCCGGCCGATGCTGTTGACCACCCACAGGCCGGTGCTGTCCCGGGGCAGCCAACCGTTCTTCAGCTGCACCGCGCCGCCCTGGTCCGCCGCGGAGACGCCCCAGTCCTGGTCGTCCGCGACCAGGCCCATCAGTTTTGCCAGGTAGGCGCGGGAGGCGGAGCCCAGCGGGGAGTCCGCGGTGAACACCACCCGCAGCAGCCGCGCCTGGTCGGCCGCGGTGGTGCTGGTCAGCCCCCAGAAGCCGTCCGTCCCGGCGACCGTCCCGGTCAGGCCGAAGGCCGCGTTCGCCCGGTCCAGGCCCGGCGCGCCGCCCACCGCGTCGAACAGGGCGGTCGCCGCGTCGTTGTCGCTCTGCTCGATCATCAGCGCCGCCGCGGCCCGCTGGTCGCCGGTCAGCACGCCGTCGTTGTCCAGCAGCAGGGCCGCCAGGATGTCGACCTTGACGATCGACGCGGTGACGAACGCGTCGCCGCCCCAGCCGGCGGTGGCACCGGAGTCGGGGTCGGTCACCGTGACGGCGAAGTGCCCGTCGAGGCCGCCGAGCGCGGCGGCCAGCGCGGAGTCCGCGTCCGTGTTCGCGTTCGTGTTCGCGCCCGCGTCCGGTGTGGTGCCGCTGTCGGCCGTCGGGTCCTGGGCCGCGTCGTCGGCGGTGTCGCCGGTGTCGGCCGACGGCACCGAGGCGGACGTCACCGCGCTCGCCGGGGCGCCGGTGGTCGAGCGGGAGAGCACCAGCCAGGTCCCGAGCGACGAGAGCACCACCGCCACGGCGACCGCCCGCCTGATCCGCCCGGCGCGTCTGGCCCGGCGCTCCTGCCGGCGGGAGGAGGTCCGGGGTTCCGATGGTGCTGTCATGCGGACGATGCTCTGCCGCCCGCCTTGACCTGCGATGAGCCCCGCCTGAGCGGCCACTGAGAAGCCGGGCGGGGGAGTGGTCGCGCAAGAAGGTGACAGTCTGCTTGCGCTATTTGCGCAAACAAGCGGAAGGAATCGACCCGAGAAAGCGCTGCAGGGCCCCGCCCTGCCCGCTCTCGCCCCGCGCCCGGACGGCCTGAGCCCCGCCAGAAAGCCGCTGAGCTGCGGTGAGGTGCGGCGGCGCGGGCACTCCCCACCAGTTCGGATTTTGCATCGAACTCTACACTTCTTGCTGCCGCCCCGTTTACCTCGGGGAAACGGGCCGTTCAACGGCGCAGCAGCGGACCCCGCGCCCGGTCCTCGCCCCTGCTGCCCAGCCCCGCCCCCTGTGCACCATCGCCCGTTGCCGCCCATCGGTCGATCCGTATGCGGAGCCTCTTTAGAGTCCGTTGACACTCTCATCACCCCTCTGTAACTCTTGAGTGCCCTCGCGCAAAAAACAGACAGATGTCTGTCGTTTTCTCGACTTTCCCCTCCCCCCACCCACCCCCAGACAGAGGGACGTCATGAGATCCAAGCGCCTACTGCCACGCCTGACGGCGACGTCGGTCGTGGCGGGAATGCTCCTGCTCACCGGCCCCGTGCTACCGGCCCACGCGGCCGGCGGCCCCAACCTGGCCGCCGGGAAGCCCGTCACCGCGAGCAGTGCCAACGGCCAGTACACGGCCGCGAACGTCAACGACGGCAACCAGGCCAGCTACTGGGAGAGCGGCAACGGCGCCCTCCCGCAGTGGGTCCAGGTCGACCTGGGCAGCGCCTCCTCGATCGACCAGGTGGCGCTGAAGCTGCCCACCGGCTGGGGCGCCCGCACCGAGACGCTGACCGTGCTCGGCTCCACCGACGGCAGCACCTTCGCGCCGCTGGTCGGCTCCGCCGGGTACTCCTTCGACCCGGCGACCGGCAACACCGTCCGGATCACCTTCCCCGCCGCCAGCGCCCGCTGGGTGCGCGTCCAGGTCTCGGCGAACAGCGCCTGGACGGCCGCCCAGTTCTCCGAACTGGAGGTCTACGGGACGAGCGCCGCCTCCGCCAACCTGCTGGCCGGACGCACCCTCACCGCCAGCGGCACCTCGCAGAACTACACCCCGGGCAACGCCGCCGACGGCAACCAGGCCAGCTACTGGGAGAGCAGCAACAGCGCCTTCCCGCAGTGGCTCCAGGGCGACCTGGGCTCCGCGGTCAAGGTCGACAGGCTGGTGCTGAAGCTCCCGCCCGGCTGGGAGCAGCGCAGCGAGACCTTCAAGGTCCAGGGCTCCACCGACGGCAGCTCCTTCACCGACCTGCTGGCCCCCGCCGCCTACAGCTTCGACCCGGCGGCCGGGAACCAGGTCACCGTCTCTTTGCCCACCAGCACCACCCGCTACCTGCGGCTGCTGTTCACCGCCAACTCGGCCTGGCCCGCCGCCCAGTTGGCGGAGTTCGAGGCGTACGGCCCGACCTCCGGCGACACCCAGGCGCCCACCGCGCCGACCGGCCTGACGTACAGCCAGCCCGAGGCCGGGAAGATCAAGCTGGTCTGGGCCGCGGCCACCGACAACGTCAAGGTGACCGGCTACGACGTGTACGCCAACGGGCAGTTGGCGGCCTCGGTGGCCGGCGACGTGCTGACCTGGACGGACAGCCGCCCGGCGAGCGAGACGGTCACGTACACCGTGCGGGCCAAGGACGCCGCGGGCAACCAGTCCAACCCCAGCGCCCCCGTCACCCGCACCGGCGAGGCCCCCGGCGACACCGTCAAGCCCAGCGCGCCAGGCAACCTCGCCTACACCGAGCCCGCCGCCGGACAGATCAAGCTGACCTGGGACGCCGCCACCGACAACGTCGGCGTCACCGGCTACGACGTGTACGCCGACGGGCAGTTGAAGGCCAGCACCGCCGCCACCGTCCGCACCTGGACGGACAGCCAGCCCGCCACCGCCACCGTCACGTACACCGTGCGGGCCAAGGACGCGGCCGGCAACCAGTCCGACCCCAGCGCCCCCGCCACCCGCACCGGCAGCGGCACCGGCACCCCCGGCAGCAACCTCGCCGCGGGCAAGCCGATCGAGGCCTCCGGGCAGGCCTGGACCTTCGCCCCGGCCAACGCCAACGACGGCAGCCTGTCCACCTACTGGGAGGGCAACTCCGGCGCGTTCCCCAACACCCTGACCGTCCACCTGGGCACCGACGCCGACCTGCAGAGCGTCGTCGTCAAGCTCAACCCCGACCCGGCGTGGGGCGCCCGCACCCAGAACATCCAGGTGCTCGGACGGGCCGACGGCGCCACCGGCTTCACCAGCCTGAAGGCCGCCGCCGACTACCGCTTCGACCCCGCGAACGGCGGCAACAGCGTCACCGTCCCGGTCACCGGCCGGGCCGCCGACCTCCAGCTGAAGTTCACCTCCAACACCGGCGCCCCCGCCGGACAGGTCGCCGAACTCCAGGCCATCGGCACGCCCGCGCCCAACCCCGACCTCACCGTCACCGACGTGTCCTGGTCCCCGGCCGACCCCGACGAGGCCACCGCGATCACGCTGCGCGCCACCGTCAAGAACACCGGCAACCTGCCCGCCGCCGCCACCAGCGTCGACCTGCTGCTCGGCGGCGCGCTCGCCGACAACGTCGCCGTCCCCGCGCTGGCCGCCGGTGCCTCCGCCACCGTCAGCAAGGAGATCGGCACCCGCCCGCAGGGCAGCTACCTGCCCAGCGCCCGGGTCGACCCCAAGAACACCGTCCGCGAGCGCAACGAGGACAACAACCTGCTCGCCGCGAGCAGCCCGATCACCGTCCGCCAGGCGCCCGGGCCCGACCTCGAGGTCCTCGACGTCACCCCCAATCCGGCCAGCCCCGCGGCCGGCGCGGCCACCTCGTTCACCGTCAAGCTCCACAACCGCGGCATCGACCCGGCCCCCGCCGGCGTCACCCGGCTCACCGTCGGCACCGCGACGCTGAACACCACCACCCCGGCGATCCCCGCCGGCCAGACCCTCACCCTCCCGGTCACCGGCACCTGGACCGCCGTCGCCGGCGGCGCGACGATCACCGTCACCGCCGACGCCACCGGCACCGCCAAGGAGACCAACGAGAACAACAACACCTTCAGCAAGGCCATCGTGGTCGGCCGCGGCGCCGCCGCACCCTTCACCAGCTACGAGGCCGAGGACGGCGCCTACCAGGGCGAACTGCTCCAGGCCGACGCCACCCGCACCTTCGGCCACACCAACTACGCCTCCGAGTCCTCCGGCCGAAAGTCGGTGAAGCTCACCGCCACCGGCCAGTACGTCGAGATCACCTCCACCGTCCCGACCAACTCCATCGTGGTGCGCAACTCGATCCCCGACGCCCCCGGCGGCGGCGGCATCGACGCCACGCTCAGCCTCTACGCCGACAACGTGTTCGTGCAGAAGCTGACCCTCTCCTCCAAGCACAGCTGGCTGTACGGCAACACCGACCAGCCCGAGGGCCTCACCCAGACCCCGCAGGCCGACGCCCGCCGGCTCTTCGACGAGACCCACGCGCTGCTCCCCAAGAGCTACCCGGCCGGCACCAAGCTGCGCCTGCAGCGCGACAGCGGCGACACCGCGTCCTTCTACACCATCGACCTGGTCGACCTGGAGCAGGTCGCCCCGCCCAAGGCCAAGCCGGCCGAGTGCACCTCGATCGCCGACTTCGGGGCCATCCCCGACGACGGGCAGGACGACACCGCCGCCCTCCAGGCCGCCGTGACGGCCAACCAGAACGGCACCATCCCCTGCGTGTGGATACCGTCGGGCCAGTGGCGCCAGGAGAAGAAGATCCTCACCGACGACCCGCTCAACCGGGGCATGTACAACCAGGTCGGCATCCGCGACGTCACCATCCGCGGCGCGGGCATGTGGTACTCGCAGTTCTACACGCTCACCGAACCGCAGAACGCCACCGGCAGCATCAACCACCCGCACGAGGGCAACTTCGGCTTCGACATCGACGACAACACCAGGATCTCCGACATCGCGATCTTCGGCTCCGGCCGAATCCGCGGCGCCTCCGACGGCGCCGAGGGCGGCGTCGGCCTGAACGGCCGGTTCGGCAAGAACACCAAGATCGAGAACGTCTGGATCGAGCACGCCAACGTCGCCGTCTGGGTCGGCCGCGACTACGACAACATCCCCGACCTGTGGAACCCCGCCGACGGCCTCCAGTTCAGCGGCATGCGCATCCGCGACACCTACGCCGACGGCATCAACTTCGCCGACGGCACCCGCAACTCCTCGGTGTTCAACTCCACCTTCCGCACCACCGGTGACGACTCGATGGCCGTCTGGGCCAACAAGTACGTCAAGAACACCGCCGTCGACATCGGCCACGACAACGCCTTCGTCAACAACACCGTCCAGCTCCCGTGGCGCGCCACCGGCATCGCGGTGTACGGCGGCTACGGCAACCGGATCGAGAACAACCTGGTCTACGACACCGCCAACTACCCCGGCATCATGCTCGCCACCGACCACGACCCGCTGCCCTTCTCCGGGCAGACCCTGATCGCCAACAACGCGATCTACCGCAGCGGCGGCGCGTTCTGGAACGAGGCCCAGGAGTTCGGCGCGCTCACCCTGTTCGCCGCCAGCCAGGACATCCCCGGCGTCGTCATCCGCGACACCGAGATCCACGACAGCACCTACGACGGCATCCAGTTCAAGACCGGCGGCGGGGCCCTCCCCGACGTCAAGATCAGCAACGTGCGGATCGACAAGTCGAACAACGGCGCGGGCATCCTGGCGATGTCCGGCGCCCGCGGCAGCGCCGTCCTCACCAACGTGCAGGTCAGCAACTCCGCGGACGGCGACATCGTCCGCCAGCCCGGCACCAGCTTCACGATCACCAACGGGTAGCCGCTCCCGGCGCCCCGCGCGCCCCTAGCAACCCGGTGCGACGGCCCCGGTCGGACGGAGGAACCACTCCGCCCGGCCGGGGCCGGACCGCGTCCCGGGGCGGACGGCTCAGCGGGTAGCGGCGGCCGGGGCGGGGGTGACGGGAGTGACGGCGTGCAGGTGCGGGGGGCTGTCCGGGGGACGGTGCCAGGAGGTGCGCAGGCCGCAGGCGGTGAGCGCAGAGCCGACCGCGTGGTGCATGGCCTCCCGGACGGCGGCGGACACCGCCGGGGCGCCGGGCAGTCGCGGGGACGGGCGCCAGGCGACGTCCACGGCGTCCACGACGTCCACGACGTCCACGGCGTCCACGGCGTCGGTGGTGAGCGGTGCGTCCGGTGCGGGCGGGCAGGTGGTGAGTGCGACGCCGGCCGCGCGGGGGTGCCGGGCCAGCGGGAGGCCCGCGAGCGCGGCGCTGCGGCGGACGGCGGCCAGGGTCTCGGCGGGGAGGTGCGGCGCCGGGACCGCTGCGGCGGTGACGGTCTGCCGGGCGGGGTCGGCGGGATCGGCGGGATCGGCCGGCCCGACCCGGGTCGGGCCGTCGGGCGTCTCGCGGACGGCGGCCAGACCGAGGGCGGGCAGCAGTTCGGCGAGCGCGGTCTCGACGCTGGCCGCCACCACCTGCCGGGTCCGGAGCCACGGGCTGCCCGCCCCGGCCGCCGCGGCGGCGTCCTCCAGCCGGGCGGAGCAGAGCCAGCGCAGCGTCAGCGGCCAGCGGTCCGGATCGACCCCGTCCCCGGCCGCGCCGCCGGTGGCGAACAGGTGGACGCCGGGCCCGTGGCCGCCGTGTGCGACGGGCAGACCGACGAGCAGCAGCGCTTCGACGACCCGGTCGGCCAGCAGCGGATCGACCCGCGCCGCCCGCGCACCGGCCGCCACCACCCCGTGGACTCCCATCCCGACCCCCCTTCCGACCGGCGGGGCGCTCCCGCGCGTGAGACTATCCATGAACACGTAAAGGCCGTCAACAGCCCTTCCGCGCAAGGCTCTTGAAGGGCCACCGCCCCTCCCGCGCCGCACCGGCCCCGGCCGGAAACCGCGAGCGCCGCCCCGCACGGCGGCGGGACGGCGCTTCGGTGAACAGTGCTTCGTGGCGCGGTGGCCGAGCCGTCAGGCGCTGTGGTCGGTGCCCACGGCACCGGCCGCCGGCTGGACCGGAGCCGTCGGCTGGGTCGGGATCTGCTGCTGCGGGGCCTGCGGCTGCACCGGGGCCTGCGGCTGGGTCGGGATCTGGCCCGGGTACGGCGGCTGGGCCTGGCCC
Proteins encoded in this region:
- a CDS encoding discoidin domain-containing protein, whose translation is MLLLTGPVLPAHAAGGPNLAAGKPVTASSANGQYTAANVNDGNQASYWESGNGALPQWVQVDLGSASSIDQVALKLPTGWGARTETLTVLGSTDGSTFAPLVGSAGYSFDPATGNTVRITFPAASARWVRVQVSANSAWTAAQFSELEVYGTSAASANLLAGRTLTASGTSQNYTPGNAADGNQASYWESSNSAFPQWLQGDLGSAVKVDRLVLKLPPGWEQRSETFKVQGSTDGSSFTDLLAPAAYSFDPAAGNQVTVSLPTSTTRYLRLLFTANSAWPAAQLAEFEAYGPTSGDTQAPTAPTGLTYSQPEAGKIKLVWAAATDNVKVTGYDVYANGQLAASVAGDVLTWTDSRPASETVTYTVRAKDAAGNQSNPSAPVTRTGEAPGDTVKPSAPGNLAYTEPAAGQIKLTWDAATDNVGVTGYDVYADGQLKASTAATVRTWTDSQPATATVTYTVRAKDAAGNQSDPSAPATRTGSGTGTPGSNLAAGKPIEASGQAWTFAPANANDGSLSTYWEGNSGAFPNTLTVHLGTDADLQSVVVKLNPDPAWGARTQNIQVLGRADGATGFTSLKAAADYRFDPANGGNSVTVPVTGRAADLQLKFTSNTGAPAGQVAELQAIGTPAPNPDLTVTDVSWSPADPDEATAITLRATVKNTGNLPAAATSVDLLLGGALADNVAVPALAAGASATVSKEIGTRPQGSYLPSARVDPKNTVRERNEDNNLLAASSPITVRQAPGPDLEVLDVTPNPASPAAGAATSFTVKLHNRGIDPAPAGVTRLTVGTATLNTTTPAIPAGQTLTLPVTGTWTAVAGGATITVTADATGTAKETNENNNTFSKAIVVGRGAAAPFTSYEAEDGAYQGELLQADATRTFGHTNYASESSGRKSVKLTATGQYVEITSTVPTNSIVVRNSIPDAPGGGGIDATLSLYADNVFVQKLTLSSKHSWLYGNTDQPEGLTQTPQADARRLFDETHALLPKSYPAGTKLRLQRDSGDTASFYTIDLVDLEQVAPPKAKPAECTSIADFGAIPDDGQDDTAALQAAVTANQNGTIPCVWIPSGQWRQEKKILTDDPLNRGMYNQVGIRDVTIRGAGMWYSQFYTLTEPQNATGSINHPHEGNFGFDIDDNTRISDIAIFGSGRIRGASDGAEGGVGLNGRFGKNTKIENVWIEHANVAVWVGRDYDNIPDLWNPADGLQFSGMRIRDTYADGINFADGTRNSSVFNSTFRTTGDDSMAVWANKYVKNTAVDIGHDNAFVNNTVQLPWRATGIAVYGGYGNRIENNLVYDTANYPGIMLATDHDPLPFSGQTLIANNAIYRSGGAFWNEAQEFGALTLFAASQDIPGVVIRDTEIHDSTYDGIQFKTGGGALPDVKISNVRIDKSNNGAGILAMSGARGSAVLTNVQVSNSADGDIVRQPGTSFTITNG
- a CDS encoding serine hydrolase encodes the protein MTAPSEPRTSSRRQERRARRAGRIRRAVAVAVVLSSLGTWLVLSRSTTGAPASAVTSASVPSADTGDTADDAAQDPTADSGTTPDAGANTNANTDADSALAAALGGLDGHFAVTVTDPDSGATAGWGGDAFVTASIVKVDILAALLLDNDGVLTGDQRAAAALMIEQSDNDAATALFDAVGGAPGLDRANAAFGLTGTVAGTDGFWGLTSTTAADQARLLRVVFTADSPLGSASRAYLAKLMGLVADDQDWGVSAADQGGAVQLKNGWLPRDSTGLWVVNSIGRIEYGGRSLLVSVLSDGSASEDAGIALVESVATAAVRAFAADPQ